One region of Flavobacterium sp. KACC 22763 genomic DNA includes:
- a CDS encoding glycoside hydrolase family 78 protein, translating into MKKFFLHLTLIISLFTISAKAQTKIIVSDLKCEMLANPEGIDVLQPRLSWKIKAEINDVKQTHYQILASSSLEKLNAGNADLWDSGKVQSEESVNVIYNGKKTKDRQDVYWKVTVFTNKGEVQSKETAHFSIGILTYADWKSTRWIGYEKTSPGDSISQYSRLSARYLRKEIDLKKKVKSAKVYIMGMGLYELYINGNKIGDQVLAPVPTDYTKNVKYNVFDVTSQLQEGKNALGTILGNGRFFTMRQDYKPYKIKTFGYPKMALQLFVEYTDGSKDVIRTDDTWKITTDGPILSNNEYDGEEYDARKEMKGWNTINFNDKKWLSVEYVQEPGGFYEGQMSANMKVKREVKPISIKQTPKGTYILDMGQNMVGWLQLKVKGNAGDKITMKFAESLQSDGSLYIANLRDAKTTDIYTLKGEGEEVWEPRFIFHGFRFVEISGFKTKPTLENFVGKVVYDDIATTGTFDSSNPIMNQIFKNAWWGISGNYKGMPIDCPQRNERQPWLGDRTTGAYGESFLFDNQTLYAKWLDDIKNSQTIDGGLPDVAPAFWRYYGDNVTWPGTYITVADMLYQQFGDKKVVEKQYPSMKKWMDYMEENYLVDDIMTKDKYGDWCVPPESLELIRSKDPSRLTDGELISSAFYYQLLNIMKKFAVIANAENDIKHYDELASRIKKAFNAKYFNVSKNNYANNTVTANLLPLTFGMVPEELQQKVFENLVHEVEVTKNGHVSTGVIGTQFLMRTLTNFGRGDLAFKLASNKTYPSWGYMVENGATTIWELWNGNTADPAMNSQNHVMLLGDLLIWYYENMAGIKSNPETPGFKQIIMKPDFNAGLTYVNASYESIYGTIKSDWKKDKKGLVWNITIPANASALVYLPTTNVSAITVNKQKLTQFSTSIKKDNNTIVTLPSGSYVLSVK; encoded by the coding sequence ATGAAAAAGTTTTTTTTACATCTTACCTTAATCATTTCACTTTTCACAATTTCGGCGAAAGCCCAAACCAAAATCATTGTGAGTGATTTAAAATGCGAAATGTTGGCCAATCCTGAAGGAATTGATGTTTTACAGCCAAGATTGAGCTGGAAAATAAAAGCAGAAATAAATGATGTAAAACAAACTCATTATCAAATTTTAGCTTCTTCATCTTTAGAAAAATTAAATGCAGGAAACGCAGATTTATGGGACAGTGGAAAGGTACAAAGCGAGGAATCTGTAAATGTAATTTATAATGGAAAAAAAACAAAAGACCGACAAGATGTTTATTGGAAAGTAACGGTTTTTACCAATAAAGGAGAAGTTCAATCAAAAGAAACAGCACATTTCAGTATCGGAATTTTGACTTATGCAGATTGGAAATCGACGCGTTGGATTGGTTATGAAAAAACTTCTCCAGGAGATAGTATTTCGCAGTATTCTAGATTATCAGCGAGATATTTAAGAAAAGAAATTGACTTGAAAAAGAAAGTCAAAAGTGCCAAAGTTTATATCATGGGAATGGGCTTGTACGAGCTATACATTAACGGAAATAAAATTGGAGATCAGGTTTTAGCACCAGTTCCTACAGATTATACGAAGAATGTAAAATACAATGTTTTTGATGTGACTTCGCAATTGCAGGAAGGTAAAAATGCGTTGGGAACGATTTTAGGAAACGGACGTTTTTTTACGATGCGTCAAGATTACAAACCTTATAAAATCAAGACTTTTGGGTATCCGAAAATGGCTTTGCAGTTGTTTGTAGAATATACGGACGGAAGCAAAGATGTGATTAGAACCGACGATACTTGGAAAATCACAACTGACGGACCGATTTTATCCAACAACGAATACGACGGAGAGGAATATGATGCCCGTAAAGAAATGAAAGGCTGGAATACCATTAATTTTAATGATAAAAAATGGCTTTCTGTAGAATATGTTCAGGAACCGGGCGGATTCTACGAAGGACAGATGTCGGCGAATATGAAGGTAAAACGTGAAGTAAAACCTATTTCGATCAAACAGACACCAAAAGGAACTTATATCTTAGATATGGGGCAAAATATGGTGGGTTGGTTACAATTGAAAGTGAAAGGAAATGCGGGTGACAAAATCACAATGAAATTTGCTGAATCTTTACAGTCTGATGGTTCGTTATACATTGCCAATTTACGTGATGCCAAAACAACTGATATTTATACTTTAAAAGGTGAAGGAGAAGAAGTTTGGGAACCTCGTTTTATTTTTCACGGATTTCGATTTGTGGAAATTTCAGGTTTCAAAACAAAACCTACTTTAGAAAATTTCGTTGGAAAAGTCGTTTATGATGACATTGCCACAACAGGAACTTTTGATTCTTCTAATCCGATTATGAATCAGATTTTTAAGAACGCTTGGTGGGGAATCAGCGGGAATTATAAAGGAATGCCAATCGATTGTCCGCAGAGAAATGAACGTCAGCCTTGGTTGGGAGACAGAACAACGGGAGCTTACGGAGAAAGTTTCTTATTTGATAATCAGACTTTGTATGCAAAATGGTTGGATGATATTAAAAACTCACAAACTATTGATGGCGGACTTCCTGATGTTGCACCAGCTTTCTGGCGTTATTATGGCGACAACGTAACTTGGCCGGGAACGTATATTACAGTTGCTGATATGCTGTATCAACAATTTGGCGATAAGAAAGTTGTTGAAAAACAATATCCGTCTATGAAAAAATGGATGGATTACATGGAAGAAAACTATTTGGTTGATGATATTATGACCAAAGACAAATACGGCGATTGGTGCGTTCCGCCAGAATCTTTAGAATTAATTCGTTCCAAAGATCCTTCTCGTTTAACTGATGGCGAATTGATTTCGAGTGCGTTTTATTATCAGCTTTTAAACATCATGAAAAAGTTTGCTGTGATTGCTAATGCTGAAAATGATATTAAACATTATGACGAATTAGCTTCAAGAATCAAAAAGGCATTTAATGCTAAATATTTCAATGTATCAAAAAATAATTACGCCAATAATACCGTAACAGCCAATTTACTGCCTTTGACTTTCGGAATGGTTCCAGAAGAATTGCAGCAAAAAGTTTTCGAAAATCTGGTACACGAAGTTGAAGTGACTAAAAACGGTCATGTCAGCACTGGGGTTATTGGAACACAGTTTTTAATGCGAACATTAACCAATTTTGGTCGTGGCGATTTGGCTTTCAAACTGGCCTCAAACAAAACCTATCCAAGCTGGGGTTATATGGTCGAAAATGGCGCCACAACCATTTGGGAACTTTGGAACGGAAACACTGCCGATCCAGCAATGAATTCGCAAAACCACGTCATGCTTTTAGGTGATTTACTGATTTGGTATTACGAAAATATGGCAGGAATCAAAAGCAATCCTGAAACTCCGGGCTTCAAACAAATTATCATGAAACCTGACTTCAATGCAGGATTAACTTATGTAAATGCTTCATACGAATCGATTTACGGAACAATTAAAAGTGACTGGAAAAAAGATAAAAAAGGTTTGGTTTGGAATATTACTATTCCTGCAAATGCTTCAGCTTTAGTGTATTTACCAACAACGAATGTTTCAGCAATAACAGTGAATAAGCAAAAGTTGACTCAGTTTTCTACTTCTATTAAAAAGGATAATAATACTATTGTAACATTACCATCGGGTTCCTATGTTTTGAGTGTGAAATAA
- a CDS encoding BRO family protein, whose product MDAIKVFEDKKVRSHYDTDNEIWYFSIVDIVEALTDSKNPTDYLKKIRKRDVELGSYIGTNCPQVIMLTNGKKRKTLAGNVENIFRIVQSIPSPKAEPFKQWLAKVGYERIQEIQDPVQSIDRARENWKQHGRSEKWIQQRMMGQETRNKLTDYWKEAGIEEKNEFAILTNIIHQEWTGLSVKEHKEAKGLKSQNLRDHMSEAELIFTALAELSTRQIAENDEAKGLIENAVASKKGGAVAKNARVELEQQTGKNVVTNENFLPPADEKKTLPRKK is encoded by the coding sequence ATGGATGCCATTAAAGTTTTTGAAGATAAAAAAGTACGAAGTCATTACGATACCGATAATGAAATTTGGTATTTTTCTATAGTGGATATTGTTGAGGCATTAACAGATTCTAAAAACCCTACAGATTATTTAAAAAAAATCAGAAAGAGAGATGTTGAACTTGGAAGTTACATAGGGACAAATTGTCCCCAGGTAATAATGCTGACTAATGGGAAAAAGCGTAAAACATTGGCAGGCAACGTTGAGAATATTTTTAGAATAGTACAATCCATTCCATCTCCTAAAGCTGAACCTTTTAAACAATGGCTAGCAAAAGTTGGTTATGAACGTATTCAGGAAATTCAAGATCCAGTGCAAAGCATTGACCGGGCAAGAGAAAACTGGAAACAACATGGAAGAAGCGAAAAGTGGATTCAGCAACGCATGATGGGACAGGAAACCCGAAATAAACTAACTGATTATTGGAAAGAAGCGGGTATTGAAGAGAAAAATGAATTTGCAATTCTAACTAATATTATTCATCAGGAATGGACTGGTCTTTCAGTGAAAGAACATAAAGAAGCAAAAGGCTTAAAGTCGCAAAATCTTAGAGACCACATGAGCGAGGCTGAACTTATTTTTACTGCACTGGCTGAACTTTCAACAAGACAAATAGCCGAAAATGATGAAGCAAAAGGATTAATCGAAAATGCAGTGGCAAGCAAAAAGGGTGGAGCAGTGGCAAAAAATGCACGAGTTGAACTGGAACAGCAAACAGGTAAAAATGTAGTGACAAATGAGAATTTTTTGCCTCCTGCAGATGAAAAAAAGACTTTACCTAGGAAGAAATAA
- a CDS encoding MGH1-like glycoside hydrolase domain-containing protein, protein MLTNFKHKIITLSIVIACINSSCKSTAEHSKKGKSVILKEKNFKHYVDYFNTMEDENLKFAIPNDSAWAWMEKNIPLFECPQQNFEEIYYFRWWSVRKHIKNTPQGFAITEFLVDRSYADKYNMISCALGHHINEFRWVHDPKYIEQDVKLWYRGNDGKPMNKLYKFSSWTADALYNRYLVNKDEEFLLDLYPDMVTDYAVWEKDRQRKDGLFWQHDVKDGMEESLSGGRKVQNARPTINSYMYGNAVAISKMAEMKGDKETETKFKAKADVLQKLVETKLWNKKSDFFETLTEKDTLAQVREAIGFIPWYFNLPEQNKGFEKAWEQIKDEKGFSAPFGLTTAERRSPRFRTHGTGTCEWDGAIWPFASSQTLTALANVLNNYNQNFVAKPDYFKQMELYVQSQYYRGKPYLGEYLDETTGYWLMGDRERSRYYNHSTFNDLVITGLIGLRPRADEKIEVNPLIPQEKWDWFCLDNVLYHGNIITILWDKTGEKYKKGKGFRIFKNGKEIAVSERLEKLVSE, encoded by the coding sequence ATGTTGACAAATTTCAAACATAAAATAATAACACTTTCAATAGTAATCGCTTGTATAAACAGCAGTTGCAAATCGACTGCGGAACATTCTAAAAAAGGAAAATCGGTTATTTTAAAAGAAAAAAACTTTAAACATTATGTTGATTATTTCAATACGATGGAAGATGAAAACTTAAAATTTGCGATTCCGAATGACAGCGCTTGGGCTTGGATGGAAAAGAATATTCCGTTGTTTGAATGTCCACAGCAGAATTTTGAGGAGATTTATTATTTCAGATGGTGGAGCGTTCGAAAGCATATTAAAAATACTCCACAAGGATTTGCAATTACCGAGTTCTTGGTTGATCGTTCGTATGCTGATAAATACAATATGATTAGTTGTGCGTTGGGGCATCATATTAACGAATTCAGATGGGTTCATGATCCGAAATATATCGAGCAGGATGTGAAACTTTGGTACAGAGGAAATGATGGAAAACCGATGAATAAATTGTATAAATTCAGCAGTTGGACAGCGGATGCTTTGTATAATCGTTATTTGGTAAATAAAGATGAAGAATTCTTATTGGATTTGTACCCAGACATGGTTACCGATTATGCCGTTTGGGAAAAAGATCGTCAACGCAAAGATGGTTTGTTTTGGCAGCATGATGTAAAAGATGGAATGGAAGAATCTTTAAGCGGAGGAAGAAAAGTGCAAAATGCAAGACCAACGATTAACAGTTATATGTACGGAAACGCTGTAGCGATTTCTAAAATGGCTGAAATGAAAGGTGATAAAGAAACAGAAACCAAATTCAAAGCGAAAGCTGATGTTCTGCAAAAATTAGTAGAAACAAAATTATGGAATAAGAAAAGTGATTTTTTTGAAACTTTAACAGAAAAAGATACTTTAGCACAAGTTCGAGAAGCAATCGGGTTTATTCCGTGGTATTTTAATCTTCCAGAGCAAAATAAAGGTTTTGAAAAAGCTTGGGAACAGATTAAGGATGAAAAAGGATTTTCGGCTCCATTCGGTTTAACAACAGCAGAAAGAAGAAGTCCGCGTTTTAGAACACATGGAACAGGAACCTGCGAATGGGATGGTGCAATTTGGCCTTTTGCAAGTTCACAGACCTTAACGGCTTTAGCTAATGTTTTGAATAATTACAATCAGAATTTTGTAGCCAAACCTGATTATTTCAAACAGATGGAATTGTATGTTCAGTCGCAATATTATAGGGGAAAACCTTATCTTGGCGAGTATTTGGATGAAACAACGGGTTATTGGTTAATGGGCGACAGAGAAAGAAGCCGTTACTACAATCACTCCACTTTCAATGATTTGGTGATTACAGGTTTGATTGGTTTACGCCCGAGAGCAGATGAAAAGATTGAAGTAAATCCGTTGATTCCACAAGAAAAATGGGATTGGTTTTGTTTGGATAATGTTTTATATCACGGAAATATCATTACGATTCTTTGGGATAAAACGGGAGAAAAATATAAAAAAGGTAAAGGTTTTAGAATCTTTAAGAATGGAAAAGAAATTGCAGTTTCTGAGAGATTGGAGAAGTTGGTTTCTGAATAA